Proteins encoded together in one Bacteroides ovatus window:
- a CDS encoding polysaccharide lyase family 1 protein has protein sequence MKNTVSFQRKGISIAMKCFTSIFYFFLFSLSSLAACVDKEPVDEEDVDPAINPPITFVEDDEEGNNEGITGPAFPSFTSNNAPAFPGAVGYGRNADGARGSNTKSVYVVTNLNNSGTGSLRDAVSQSNRIIVFNVSGVIDLNKEVLVFKDNQTVLFQTAPGDGIELYNGRTSSTNADNLIVRYMRMRAGRQVSGSDNIDAGGAAYGHDQIYDHCSFTWGTDECFSLNNDKQPEGLYNITLQNSILGQGCQNHSCGGLVQTSDEEGITVYRNLFIDNKTRNFKVKGLNQFVNNVLYNWGNGAAYNMGGESSGHSNTVIENNYFIKGPAYTWVNTSYPIATTDKSMFDDETKYHYNGISSDNNNYLADTYQQVNPTKPFIGGTGDGDFDTYCVGNYYDDNKDGTLNGFEITQGNWQTYCSATPVFLSKPDSQHPEITIKVSATEAYHWVVKNVGPVLPNRDLVDQFMIDELTTLGIKGTIFRNQNLERQYPLAKTWQSINIGTPRVDTDSDGMPDDFEDKWGLNKNDPNDAVRTAANGYTNIENYALSLEFPNEYEKAWQEAYGE, from the coding sequence ATGAAAAACACTGTATCTTTTCAGAGGAAAGGCATATCTATTGCCATGAAATGCTTTACAAGCATTTTCTATTTCTTCTTATTTTCGCTTTCATCGCTAGCGGCTTGTGTTGATAAAGAACCGGTAGATGAAGAAGATGTAGACCCTGCTATTAATCCCCCTATTACTTTTGTGGAGGATGATGAAGAAGGTAATAATGAAGGCATTACAGGTCCGGCATTTCCTTCCTTTACCAGTAATAATGCACCAGCATTTCCTGGTGCAGTGGGATATGGAAGAAACGCTGATGGTGCCCGTGGAAGTAACACTAAATCTGTTTATGTTGTAACCAATCTGAATAATAGCGGTACAGGGTCACTAAGAGATGCCGTCAGCCAGTCAAACAGAATTATAGTATTTAACGTATCGGGTGTGATTGATTTAAACAAAGAAGTGCTCGTATTTAAGGACAACCAAACGGTTCTGTTCCAAACAGCTCCAGGTGATGGTATTGAACTTTATAATGGTAGGACTTCTTCTACCAATGCAGATAACCTGATTGTACGCTATATGCGTATGCGTGCCGGTCGGCAGGTTAGTGGCAGTGACAATATAGATGCGGGAGGAGCGGCTTACGGTCACGACCAAATTTATGACCATTGTTCTTTTACATGGGGGACAGATGAATGTTTTTCACTTAACAATGACAAACAGCCAGAGGGACTTTATAACATTACATTACAAAATTCAATACTAGGGCAAGGATGTCAGAATCACTCTTGTGGAGGATTAGTTCAAACGAGTGACGAAGAAGGAATTACTGTTTACCGAAATCTATTTATTGATAATAAGACTCGTAATTTTAAAGTAAAAGGACTGAATCAATTTGTTAATAATGTTCTCTACAATTGGGGAAATGGAGCAGCTTATAATATGGGTGGCGAATCTTCTGGGCACTCCAACACAGTCATTGAAAATAATTATTTTATCAAAGGACCAGCTTATACATGGGTGAATACGTCATATCCTATAGCAACTACAGATAAGAGTATGTTCGATGATGAAACGAAATATCATTATAATGGAATAAGTAGTGACAATAACAATTATTTGGCAGATACTTATCAACAAGTAAATCCGACTAAACCTTTCATTGGTGGTACCGGTGATGGCGATTTCGATACCTATTGTGTAGGCAACTATTACGATGATAATAAAGATGGCACATTAAATGGATTTGAAATCACGCAAGGCAATTGGCAAACTTATTGCAGTGCCACTCCTGTCTTTTTGAGTAAACCAGACAGCCAGCATCCGGAAATCACCATAAAAGTTAGTGCTACAGAAGCCTATCACTGGGTTGTTAAAAATGTTGGTCCGGTTTTACCCAATCGTGATTTGGTAGATCAATTCATGATTGATGAACTAACCACATTAGGGATTAAAGGAACGATTTTCCGTAACCAAAACCTAGAACGCCAATACCCTCTTGCCAAGACTTGGCAAAGCATCAATATTGGCACTCCTAGAGTAGATACGGACAGTGACGGTATGCCCGATGATTTTGAAGATAAATGGGGCTTAAATAAAAATGATCCGAATGATGCTGTAAGAACTGCAGCAAACGGATATACTAATATTGAAAACTATGCTCTTTCGCTTGAATTCCCAAATGAATATGAGAAAGCATGGCAAGAAGCATACGGAGAATAG
- a CDS encoding SusC/RagA family TonB-linked outer membrane protein codes for MKLLKYILVALVFVVTTGEAFGQVKVLSGKVSEMFGSTADPLMGVNINVMNSQNRSLGGTVSNVDGIYNLKIPAGEKNLTIVFSYIGMKTKRIKYTGQEKLNVTLQEDTRTIDQVVIEGKRIERNELGITAREQTSATQKVQMSDLVDIAPITTIEDALQGQLGGVDVVLGGGDPGARANIQIRGASTLNANADPLIVIDGVPYPANISDDTDFSTISNDDLGALLNISPQDIESIEVLKDAAATAIWGTKGGNGVLMIKTKQGVTGKTRFTFSSKFSAKFEPKSIPMLDGNQYSAMISEALWNSANYIGLSNSLNYLNMLYNSPEIGYQPDWTYFDEYNQDTDWLAAVRKNTQTWDNNFSMSGGGEKATYRFSLGYLNEGGTTIGTGFSRLNSSLSINYKFSRRLNFGAQFNYSQSKRDENYYNVRSEAFRKAPNKSPYYVDDTTGELTSQYFNHSEYSNLDPAFKEDGNGSKYYNPVAMANESVKKTIQRESKMTFRIEYQILKGLTYKAYANLNIRNTKGRMFLPQVATGLPWTDSFANRSTDTSSDQLTIATENQLMYRNSWKDKHSLVANLLFRTNETTNSSYGSQTSGNASSSLSDPTIGSTVQKVSSGDSKVRNINGIGVVNYTLLNRYVFNGTIGVESNSAMGKSERLGIFPAAGFAWHLADEPFMNNTDEWLDEFKLRFSVGEKGNGAEGTSIYLGSYASGDNYMNMNSIKPSSMQLNRLKWETTTEYNTGVDISLFKNRVSLTVDVYQKYTRDMLQPKMSTPTSIGYGSGYRMAYYNSGKMTNKGWEFRANIIALKRKDFQLGFNFNINQNTNKITEIPVNYTEENYTFGNGNYAFRYEVDRPLGSFYGYRYKGVYQNAEATHARDAEGNIMKDVKGNPIVMMNGHYTVAPGDAIYEDINHDGVINQYDIVYLGNSQPRFTGGCGFNITYKQFKLVANFYGRYGQKVINMTRLNNESMYGINNQSTAVLRRWRNEGDMTEIPRALYGEGYNTLGSDRFVEDASYLRLQTLSLSYRLPKKVCRAWGVNNIDFYVTGRNLFTFTKYTGQDPEVKTERTLAKDEAVTPTSIQLTCGFNLSF; via the coding sequence ATGAAATTATTAAAATACATACTAGTAGCATTAGTATTCGTTGTCACTACCGGAGAGGCTTTCGGGCAAGTCAAAGTCTTGTCCGGTAAAGTATCGGAAATGTTCGGATCGACAGCGGATCCTTTGATGGGAGTCAACATAAACGTCATGAACTCCCAGAACCGTTCTTTGGGTGGAACCGTTTCCAATGTAGATGGTATCTATAATCTGAAGATTCCTGCCGGGGAGAAAAACCTGACAATCGTATTCTCTTATATTGGAATGAAAACGAAGAGAATCAAGTATACGGGACAAGAAAAGTTGAACGTCACCTTGCAGGAGGATACGAGAACTATTGACCAAGTAGTCATTGAAGGAAAACGTATCGAACGCAATGAATTGGGTATTACCGCCAGAGAACAGACTTCCGCTACCCAGAAAGTACAGATGAGCGACTTGGTAGACATAGCTCCGATTACGACCATCGAAGATGCCTTGCAAGGGCAGTTGGGTGGTGTGGATGTTGTGTTGGGCGGTGGCGACCCGGGTGCACGTGCTAATATTCAGATTCGTGGTGCAAGTACGCTGAATGCCAATGCCGACCCGTTGATTGTAATCGATGGTGTGCCCTATCCGGCTAATATTAGTGACGATACCGACTTCTCTACGATCAGTAATGATGATTTGGGAGCATTACTTAACATATCTCCACAGGACATCGAATCCATTGAAGTTTTGAAAGATGCTGCTGCTACTGCCATCTGGGGTACTAAAGGCGGTAACGGTGTATTGATGATCAAAACCAAGCAAGGAGTAACAGGAAAGACCCGTTTCACGTTCTCTTCCAAATTCTCTGCCAAGTTTGAACCGAAGAGCATTCCGATGCTGGACGGTAACCAATATTCAGCCATGATTTCCGAAGCTCTGTGGAACAGTGCCAACTATATAGGTCTTAGTAATTCGCTAAATTATCTGAATATGCTTTATAACTCTCCGGAGATCGGTTATCAACCGGACTGGACTTATTTTGACGAATACAACCAAGATACCGATTGGTTGGCTGCGGTACGCAAGAATACACAGACATGGGATAATAACTTCTCCATGAGCGGGGGTGGTGAAAAAGCCACTTATCGTTTTTCTCTAGGCTACCTCAATGAAGGCGGTACGACGATCGGAACCGGATTCAGCCGTTTGAATTCTTCTTTGAGTATCAACTATAAGTTCTCAAGAAGATTGAATTTCGGGGCACAGTTCAACTACTCTCAATCAAAAAGAGATGAAAACTATTACAACGTGCGCTCGGAAGCTTTCCGCAAAGCTCCAAACAAATCGCCTTATTACGTTGACGACACGACCGGAGAACTTACTTCACAGTATTTCAATCACAGTGAATATAGCAACTTGGATCCGGCATTCAAGGAGGACGGTAATGGTAGCAAATATTACAATCCGGTAGCGATGGCAAACGAGAGCGTCAAGAAAACGATCCAACGGGAGAGCAAGATGACTTTCCGTATCGAATATCAGATATTGAAAGGGTTGACTTATAAAGCCTATGCGAACTTGAATATCCGTAATACCAAAGGCCGTATGTTCTTGCCTCAGGTTGCTACCGGCCTTCCTTGGACAGACAGTTTTGCCAACCGTAGTACAGATACCTCTTCCGACCAGCTGACCATTGCTACGGAAAACCAGTTGATGTATCGCAACAGTTGGAAAGACAAACATTCATTGGTTGCCAACTTGTTGTTCCGTACGAATGAAACGACTAACTCCAGTTATGGCAGTCAAACTTCCGGTAATGCATCTTCCAGCCTGTCCGACCCTACTATCGGAAGCACGGTGCAAAAAGTAAGTTCCGGTGATTCTAAGGTGCGTAATATCAATGGCATTGGCGTTGTTAACTATACGCTGCTCAACCGTTATGTATTCAACGGAACCATTGGAGTAGAGAGTAACTCGGCAATGGGTAAGTCCGAACGTTTGGGGATTTTCCCTGCGGCAGGTTTTGCTTGGCATTTGGCTGACGAACCGTTCATGAATAACACAGACGAGTGGTTGGATGAATTCAAACTCCGTTTCAGTGTCGGTGAAAAAGGTAATGGCGCCGAAGGTACTTCCATCTATCTGGGTTCTTATGCATCCGGTGACAACTATATGAATATGAACTCCATCAAACCCAGTAGCATGCAGCTCAACAGGTTGAAATGGGAAACGACTACCGAATATAATACAGGAGTGGATATTTCTCTTTTCAAGAACAGAGTAAGTCTAACAGTGGATGTGTATCAGAAGTATACAAGAGATATGTTGCAACCAAAAATGAGCACGCCTACCAGCATTGGTTACGGTAGTGGATATAGGATGGCTTACTATAACTCAGGAAAGATGACTAATAAAGGTTGGGAGTTCCGTGCAAACATAATCGCTCTTAAACGTAAGGACTTTCAGTTGGGATTCAATTTCAACATCAACCAAAATACCAATAAGATTACAGAAATTCCGGTAAACTATACGGAAGAAAACTACACATTCGGTAACGGGAACTATGCTTTTCGTTATGAAGTCGATCGTCCTTTAGGCTCTTTTTACGGTTATCGCTACAAAGGTGTTTACCAGAATGCGGAAGCAACTCATGCACGTGATGCAGAGGGCAACATTATGAAAGACGTTAAAGGTAATCCTATTGTAATGATGAACGGTCATTATACTGTAGCTCCGGGTGATGCCATATATGAAGACATCAACCATGATGGTGTCATCAATCAGTATGATATTGTCTATTTGGGCAACTCACAGCCGAGATTTACCGGAGGATGCGGTTTTAACATTACTTACAAGCAATTCAAACTGGTTGCCAACTTCTATGGCCGTTACGGACAGAAAGTCATTAACATGACTCGTTTGAACAACGAATCTATGTACGGAATCAACAACCAAAGTACCGCTGTGCTCAGACGTTGGCGCAACGAAGGTGATATGACCGAAATCCCGCGCGCGCTTTATGGGGAAGGTTACAACACTTTAGGTTCCGACCGTTTTGTGGAAGATGCTTCTTATCTTCGTTTGCAAACTTTATCATTGAGTTACCGTCTGCCTAAAAAAGTATGCAGAGCTTGGGGAGTCAATAATATTGATTTCTATGTGACCGGCCGTAACCTCTTCACTTTTACTAAATATACAGGACAGGATCCGGAAGTGAAGACGGAAAGAACATTGGCAAAGGATGAAGCGGTAACGCCGACCTCCATCCAGCTCACTTGTGGTTTTAATCTAAGTTTTTAA
- a CDS encoding fasciclin domain-containing protein: protein MKNATFLQKMLWLLCLPLILLSCEDKMDEHYEVPDWVADNAWEVLSSGEHGNYSIFLRGLEISGYKQMLEGKSILTIMAPDDTAFQAYLNEKGYANIEVVPINEVKKLIGYHVLYYSYTKENLVNFRPVGSTETEEEKNVDAGLFYKHRTRSSDTPELENRSDGSSVMVYHLERYLPVFSYRFFQSRKLDAKSNYEAFYPNSTWTGDNGFNVSNASVKEYGIIANNGYIHAIDRVLEPLETIYTEMKKRDEYSTFFNLYESFGEYVADDNLTKSYAAAYGVDTLYQYQHNGLPNIACEWPVSSSLAFTSLTAMGYTIFAPSNTAIDSFFEEFWAKGGYTSLGEVDKLAMNSFLRQFIDAGLAVFPGDIEKSISSTKSEDKIVSVEGSEINVNPNTLNDKIMCVNGVLYGMNKISTPTTFASVLGTMFQNKEARSFLYAMNGTSLQPSFVSNNAKYIMLIPKAAQFEGSEIRTSYSTSTLEQNTEDGWVELSNSSKQGIVNIHSANIPETQSASLPDNGIRVITTQTSWNFWFVKDGKITSNARFNMQLNPEFQGTVFSSFTKVGEGSNGTSYWFDNEQLFSAENGDLSRSIAICADKRYVYYNFAQLLKEAGITVGETMMNIFGKGRFVAFIPTNEAIQTALSEGKIPGATNASFDEDGKLTGEFDTATLKDYLNSYFITGAKNTIAAYPYPGSSFKSGTYKTESSVAPNLIYTDNGSTLNLELQGHGKCQVVSTYSNFPFAFGDGCFHLIDGVFLK, encoded by the coding sequence ATGAAAAACGCTACATTTTTACAAAAGATGTTGTGGCTGCTATGCCTTCCATTGATCTTGCTTTCGTGTGAGGATAAGATGGACGAGCACTATGAAGTGCCCGATTGGGTGGCAGACAACGCATGGGAGGTGTTAAGTTCCGGTGAACACGGTAACTATTCTATCTTCCTACGGGGACTGGAGATTTCCGGTTACAAACAAATGCTGGAAGGCAAAAGTATTCTGACTATCATGGCTCCTGATGACACAGCCTTTCAGGCTTATCTGAACGAAAAAGGATATGCCAATATTGAAGTCGTGCCCATTAACGAAGTCAAAAAGCTCATTGGTTATCATGTACTTTATTACTCTTACACCAAAGAGAATCTAGTTAATTTCCGTCCTGTGGGAAGTACAGAAACGGAAGAAGAAAAAAATGTTGATGCTGGATTATTCTACAAGCACCGCACCAGAAGTTCGGACACTCCGGAATTAGAAAACAGATCCGATGGTTCTTCCGTTATGGTGTATCATCTTGAACGTTATCTTCCGGTATTTTCTTACCGCTTTTTTCAGTCAAGAAAGCTGGATGCCAAAAGCAATTACGAAGCTTTCTACCCCAATTCCACTTGGACAGGAGACAATGGATTCAATGTTTCCAATGCATCTGTCAAAGAGTATGGCATTATAGCCAACAACGGTTACATTCATGCCATTGACCGTGTGCTTGAACCTTTGGAAACTATCTATACCGAGATGAAAAAACGGGACGAATATTCTACATTTTTCAATCTATACGAGTCTTTTGGAGAATATGTTGCCGATGACAACCTGACCAAATCATATGCTGCAGCATACGGTGTGGACACTTTATACCAATATCAACACAATGGTCTGCCTAACATTGCTTGCGAATGGCCGGTTAGCTCCTCACTCGCTTTCACCTCTTTGACAGCTATGGGTTATACCATCTTTGCGCCGTCCAATACTGCAATCGACAGCTTCTTTGAGGAATTCTGGGCAAAAGGAGGATATACTTCCTTGGGCGAAGTTGATAAACTGGCTATGAATTCATTCCTGCGTCAGTTCATTGATGCCGGATTAGCAGTATTTCCCGGTGACATAGAAAAGAGTATCAGTAGTACGAAAAGTGAGGATAAAATCGTGTCTGTGGAAGGTTCCGAAATCAATGTCAATCCGAATACGCTGAACGATAAAATTATGTGTGTCAACGGAGTATTATATGGTATGAACAAAATCAGCACACCGACTACTTTTGCTTCCGTACTTGGCACCATGTTCCAAAATAAAGAAGCACGTTCGTTCCTTTATGCAATGAACGGAACCTCTCTTCAACCATCTTTCGTTTCAAACAATGCAAAATACATTATGTTGATTCCGAAAGCAGCGCAATTTGAAGGTTCAGAGATTAGAACCTCTTATAGCACATCAACGTTGGAACAGAACACGGAAGATGGATGGGTGGAATTGAGCAATTCTTCCAAACAAGGTATTGTGAATATTCATTCGGCGAATATCCCGGAAACGCAATCGGCTTCTTTGCCGGACAATGGGATAAGGGTCATTACTACCCAGACAAGTTGGAACTTCTGGTTTGTCAAAGACGGGAAAATCACTAGTAACGCCCGTTTCAATATGCAACTGAATCCAGAATTCCAAGGAACGGTATTCTCTTCGTTCACGAAAGTTGGTGAAGGCTCTAACGGTACTTCTTATTGGTTTGACAATGAACAGCTCTTTAGCGCGGAAAATGGTGACTTGTCTCGTTCCATCGCTATTTGTGCCGACAAGCGCTATGTTTATTACAACTTTGCCCAATTGCTCAAGGAGGCGGGTATTACTGTCGGTGAGACTATGATGAATATCTTTGGCAAAGGACGCTTTGTCGCATTTATTCCGACGAATGAAGCCATACAGACAGCATTGTCAGAAGGAAAGATTCCGGGCGCTACCAATGCCTCTTTCGATGAAGACGGCAAGCTGACCGGAGAGTTCGACACAGCGACGTTGAAGGATTATTTGAATTCCTATTTTATCACCGGTGCCAAAAACACCATCGCGGCCTATCCTTATCCCGGTTCCAGTTTCAAAAGCGGAACATACAAGACTGAAAGTAGCGTAGCTCCCAACCTCATTTATACGGATAATGGAAGCACTCTGAACCTCGAATTGCAGGGACACGGCAAGTGCCAAGTGGTTTCAACTTATTCCAATTTCCCGTTTGCTTTTGGAGACGGTTGTTTTCACTTGATTGATGGCGTCTTTTTAAAATGA
- a CDS encoding glycoside hydrolase family 88 protein has product MVLQQNAKVRFWGKARPGEKILVKTSWDHKKYKVTALANGHWELMIQTPAATSGQSVMLKGDNKIRINNILIGEVWLCTGQSNMEFPVARNPQVKWKTGMLNEAEEMKDADFPEIRLFHVEHQLAPDGEKEDCVGKWVVCNPENLKDFSAVGFVFGRKLYKELSTPVGLIQSTWGGTHAESWTSMKVMENNPLYADVLKQYSKEKVSREKDKCKVPATLWNGMIAPIVGYTVKGNIWYQGESNSVRYEKYQEVFTNLINSWRKEWNQPDMPFYFVQIAPHYKQPAGIREAQLKTWLSGLENIGMAVVTDAADSTDIHPRNKVAPGERLAAWALAKQYGKKIVYSGPLYKSMKVNGREITLDFEFAEGGLQTPGNEPVKGFFIAGNDARFYPADAVIDGSSITLSSTYVSAPVAVRYGYGTFFRVNLFNKAGLPAVPFRTDTFAPDTYYRLFADSEIRRFPEAWQLDHGKRLYFGYAQGVGCCAMLQVWKKTGDRRYFDYVEAWADSLVDDKGEIHLYKKETYNLDYINSGKVLFDLYKETKKEKYKLAIENLIDQLKKQPRTTDGGFWHKKIYPNQMWLDGLYMASPFMARYGAEFNCPEWIDEAVKQFTLCHQHTYDAKTGLYYHAWNEDRSQRWADPETGHSPNFWGRSIGWWFMAMVDALEYIPQDHSGYADMIKWTKELAETLSKYQDKNGLWYQVIDQPSRTGNFPEASVTTQCMYAYMKAVNKGYIDSRYRAIAEKAFKGLCNKLLISNPDGTLTLTRCCQVGGLGGKPYRDGSFEYYIGEKMRDNDAKATGPFIMGCIELNK; this is encoded by the coding sequence ATGGTACTTCAGCAAAATGCGAAAGTACGTTTTTGGGGAAAAGCACGTCCCGGAGAAAAGATTTTGGTAAAGACTTCATGGGATCATAAGAAATACAAGGTGACTGCTTTAGCAAACGGTCATTGGGAACTGATGATACAAACACCGGCTGCTACTTCCGGACAATCTGTAATGTTGAAAGGTGATAATAAGATCCGGATCAATAATATATTAATAGGTGAAGTTTGGCTTTGTACGGGACAGTCAAATATGGAATTTCCCGTAGCCCGTAATCCGCAAGTGAAATGGAAAACAGGAATGTTGAATGAAGCGGAAGAAATGAAAGATGCTGATTTTCCGGAAATCCGCCTGTTTCATGTAGAGCATCAACTGGCACCTGATGGTGAAAAAGAAGATTGCGTTGGAAAGTGGGTGGTTTGTAATCCGGAGAATCTGAAGGACTTTTCTGCTGTAGGATTTGTCTTTGGACGTAAATTGTATAAAGAATTGAGTACACCGGTTGGATTGATTCAGTCTACTTGGGGAGGAACACATGCTGAATCCTGGACAAGTATGAAAGTGATGGAAAACAATCCGCTGTATGCTGATGTCTTAAAACAATATTCGAAGGAAAAGGTGAGTAGGGAAAAAGATAAGTGTAAGGTTCCGGCTACTTTGTGGAATGGTATGATTGCTCCTATAGTAGGGTATACAGTGAAAGGAAATATCTGGTATCAGGGAGAATCCAACTCTGTTCGCTATGAGAAATATCAGGAAGTATTTACTAACTTGATAAATAGTTGGCGGAAAGAATGGAATCAGCCGGATATGCCTTTCTATTTTGTACAGATTGCACCACATTACAAACAACCGGCAGGTATTCGTGAAGCACAATTAAAAACATGGTTAAGTGGACTTGAAAACATTGGTATGGCAGTAGTGACGGATGCAGCCGATTCTACCGACATACATCCACGAAATAAAGTTGCACCGGGCGAACGGCTGGCAGCTTGGGCATTAGCAAAGCAATATGGTAAAAAGATTGTTTATTCAGGACCTCTCTACAAATCAATGAAAGTGAATGGGAGAGAAATTACATTAGATTTTGAATTTGCGGAAGGTGGCCTGCAGACACCCGGCAATGAACCGGTAAAAGGATTTTTTATTGCCGGCAATGATGCGCGGTTTTATCCGGCTGATGCTGTGATTGATGGAAGTTCGATAACACTTTCTTCAACTTATGTCTCTGCACCTGTAGCTGTACGCTACGGTTATGGGACTTTCTTTAGAGTGAATCTGTTTAATAAAGCCGGACTTCCGGCAGTTCCTTTCCGTACGGATACTTTTGCTCCCGACACTTATTATCGTCTGTTTGCCGATTCGGAAATTCGTCGTTTCCCGGAAGCGTGGCAACTGGATCATGGAAAACGCCTGTATTTTGGTTATGCGCAAGGAGTAGGTTGTTGTGCGATGTTACAAGTTTGGAAGAAAACAGGAGACCGTAGGTACTTTGATTATGTAGAGGCATGGGCTGATTCTTTGGTAGACGACAAAGGAGAGATTCATTTATATAAGAAAGAAACCTATAATCTGGATTATATAAATTCCGGAAAAGTTCTGTTTGATTTGTACAAGGAAACCAAAAAGGAGAAATATAAATTGGCTATCGAGAATTTGATAGATCAGCTAAAAAAGCAACCTCGTACAACAGATGGAGGTTTCTGGCATAAGAAAATATACCCTAATCAGATGTGGTTGGATGGATTGTATATGGCTTCTCCTTTTATGGCTCGATATGGAGCTGAATTTAATTGTCCGGAATGGATTGATGAGGCTGTTAAACAATTCACTCTATGCCATCAACATACTTATGACGCCAAGACCGGACTTTACTATCATGCATGGAATGAAGACCGGAGCCAGCGATGGGCTGATCCGGAGACTGGTCATTCTCCTAATTTCTGGGGACGTAGTATAGGTTGGTGGTTTATGGCTATGGTAGATGCTTTGGAATATATTCCCCAAGATCATTCAGGTTATGCTGATATGATTAAATGGACGAAAGAATTAGCAGAAACCCTTTCAAAATACCAAGATAAAAATGGCTTGTGGTATCAGGTAATTGACCAACCTTCACGTACCGGTAATTTTCCGGAAGCTTCTGTTACGACACAATGTATGTATGCCTATATGAAAGCTGTAAATAAAGGATATATTGATAGTAGATATCGTGCCATTGCAGAAAAAGCCTTTAAAGGTCTGTGCAATAAACTGCTAATCTCAAATCCGGACGGAACATTGACATTGACAAGATGTTGCCAAGTGGGTGGGTTAGGTGGTAAGCCTTACCGTGACGGCAGTTTCGAGTATTATATAGGAGAGAAGATGAGAGATAATGATGCTAAAGCAACAGGACCTTTCATTATGGGATGTATTGAGTTGAATAAATAA